The segment CATAACAAGAGCGAGGCGTCATGACCGGGAAGCTCGACATCGATCATTTGCGGCAATGGATCGGCCGCAGCACGGAGGCCACCGACATCGTCACCGCGCAGCTCGTCAAGGGCCTGCGCGCGACGCTGTTCCAGGAGGTCGGCGAGCCCAAAGCGGGCGATGCCGCACCCTTCACCGTGCATTGGTGCCTGGCGCAGCCGGTGTTTCCGATGTCGATGCTCGGCCCCGACGGCCATCCGACCCGCGGCGGCTTCCTGCCGCCGGTGCCGCTGCCGCGCCGGATGTGGGCCGGTGGCGAGATCGAGTTCTTGCAGCCCTTGCGCGTCGGCGACGAATCGACGCGAACCTCGCGCATCGCCGACGTGCAGGTGAAATCAGGCTCGACCGGCACGCTGTGCTTCGTCTCGGTCGAGCACAGCATCTCGTGCCCGCGCGGCGTCGCCATCCGCGAGCGGCAGGACATCGTCTATCGCGAGATGACGGGCAGCGCGCCGACGAACGCGAAGGCCCCGCCCCCGCCACCCGAGGCGCAGCACCGCGAGACGCACGTCTCCGATCCCGTGCTGCTGTTCCGCTATTCCGCTTTGACCTTCAACGGCCACCGCATTCACTATGACCGGGATTACGTCACCAAGGTCGAGGGCTATCCCGGCCTGATCTTCCACGGGCCGTTGCAGGCGGCGCTCATCATCGAGATGGCAGCAAAACTGCGCGGCGGCAAGCCGCCGAAGAAGTTTACATACCGCGGTTTGCAGCCGCTGTTCGAGGGCACGGAGTTTTCCATCAACGCCAATGACTCCGGCGAGAGCATGGAGCTGTGGACCGCGAACGCGGAAGGGCAGCCGACGATGAAGGGGACGGCGGTGTGGTGATATACTCCTGCTAGACCCTCACCCTGAGGAGCGCGCCCCTTCGCGCGCGTCTCGAAGGGCGAGGCCACCAGCCGGGCCTTCATCCTTCGAGACGCGCGAAGACGCGCTCCTCAGGATGAGGAATAGAGAGGGACGGAAACCATGGCCAAGAACGGCAAGACCGGCAGCAAGTCCGTCACCGTCAAGCAGGCGACGCTCGACCTGCTGCGCTCGTTCGGAATCAGACGCGTGTTCGGCAATCCCGGCTCGACCGAGCTGCCGTTCCTGAGCGACTGGCCCGACGACATCGACTACGTGCTGGCGTTGCAGGAAGCCTCCGCCGTCGGCATGGCCGATGGCTACGCCCAGGCGACGCGCAATGCCGGCTTCGTCAATCTGCATTCGGCGGCCGGCGTCGGCAACGCGCTCGGCAACATCTACACCGCGCATCGCAACCAGACGCCGCTGGTGATCACCGCGGGCCAGCAGGCGCGTTCGATCCTGCCGTTGCAGGCGTTCCTCTACGCCGAGCGCGCCTCGGAATTCCCGCGACCCTATGTAAAGTACAGCATCGAGCCGGCGCGACCCGAGGACGTGCCCGCCGCGATTGCGCGCGCCTATTACACCGCGATGCAGCCGCCTTGCGGGCCGACCTTCGTTTCGATCCCGATCGACGACTGGGCGCATGCGACAGCTCCAGTCGAGGCGCGCAAGGTCAGCCGCGAGATCGGGCCTGAGCCTGAGGCGATGAAAGCACTGGTCGCCGCGCTCGGCTCGGCGAAGCACCCTGCCCTCGTGGTCGGCCCCGGCGTCGATCGCGCCGGCGCGGTCGATCTGATGGTGCGCGTAGCAGAGAAGGCCAAGGCGAGCGTCTGGGTCAGCCCGTTCTCCGCGCGCTGCTCGTTCCCCG is part of the Bradyrhizobium commune genome and harbors:
- a CDS encoding FAS1-like dehydratase domain-containing protein, translated to MTGKLDIDHLRQWIGRSTEATDIVTAQLVKGLRATLFQEVGEPKAGDAAPFTVHWCLAQPVFPMSMLGPDGHPTRGGFLPPVPLPRRMWAGGEIEFLQPLRVGDESTRTSRIADVQVKSGSTGTLCFVSVEHSISCPRGVAIRERQDIVYREMTGSAPTNAKAPPPPPEAQHRETHVSDPVLLFRYSALTFNGHRIHYDRDYVTKVEGYPGLIFHGPLQAALIIEMAAKLRGGKPPKKFTYRGLQPLFEGTEFSINANDSGESMELWTANAEGQPTMKGTAVW